A single region of the Rubrobacter aplysinae genome encodes:
- a CDS encoding transposase, translating into MIRHLREAEGKLTSGSTVPEVTRQLGVFETAFHCWKRQYGGMSPEEAKRIREHEKGNARPKKMPAEQAFEPLDVGTFKEMSQGNGLHP; encoded by the coding sequence ATCATCCGACATTTACGGGAAGCGGAAGGCAAGTTGACCTCCGGATCGACCGTCCCGGAGGTGACCCGCCAGCTCGGCGTCTTCGAGACCGCTTTCCACTGCTGGAAAAGGCAGTACGGTGGCATGAGCCCCGAGGAAGCAAAGAGAATCAGAGAGCACGAAAAGGGCAACGCCCGCCCGAAGAAGATGCCCGCCGAGCAGGCGTTTGAACCACTAGATGTAGGCACGTTCAAGGAGATGAGCCAGGGAAACGGGCTTCACCCCTAA
- a CDS encoding DUF3830 family protein: protein MSDVKITAGPYEFLARWERERSPKTCEAFEKLFPYRQKLIHVRWSGESCWIPLGDYDLGVGVEDATSAPQAGEILFYPGGVSETEILFPYYGTIFESKAGRLAGNHLLTLTEGHENLYALGQMTLWEGAQDIVFDHA, encoded by the coding sequence ATGAGCGACGTAAAGATTACCGCCGGACCGTACGAGTTTTTGGCCCGCTGGGAGCGGGAGAGATCACCCAAGACCTGCGAGGCGTTCGAGAAGCTGTTTCCCTACCGCCAGAAGCTGATCCATGTCCGCTGGAGCGGAGAGTCTTGCTGGATACCCCTGGGAGACTACGACCTCGGGGTTGGCGTGGAAGACGCGACCAGCGCGCCGCAGGCGGGTGAGATCCTGTTCTACCCCGGCGGTGTCTCCGAGACCGAGATCCTGTTCCCCTACTACGGCACCATCTTCGAGAGCAAGGCGGGACGCCTCGCGGGCAACCACCTGCTGACGCTCACCGAGGGCCACGAGAACCTGTACGCCCTCGGCCAGATGACGCTCTGGGAAGGGGCCCAGGATATAGTCTTCGACCACGCCTGA
- a CDS encoding allantoate amidohydrolase produces the protein MKDTATTVMERCDLLANISEEDDALTRPFGSQSMREVNKIVSGWMEDAGMSVRQDAIRNLVGRYEGEGEGTLLLGSHLDTVRDAGKYDGQLGVLTAIACVQQLHNRGERLPFAIEIPAFADEEGLRFGTTFLGSSVYAGAFDRQRLKLEDHAGTNLWDAVRDFGGEPESLDKDGRSTEDLLGYCELHIEQGPVLEQEDLPVGVVTGIQGQSRIRVSFAGEAGHAGTVPMSTRRDALCAAAEFVLEVETACKVQPGAVATVGEISALPGAVNVIPGEAELSVDLRHADDAVRESLRDHFEHRAGEIARSRGCDFGWQVRQETPAVPADPELTDLLGKAVEQTGVAVRSLPSGAGHDAAQMATITPITMLFIQCKEGISHNPAESVRKRDVGVAIEVLGRFLKLMGEHRADAHSNGVPAGAGTE, from the coding sequence ATGAAAGACACGGCAACCACCGTCATGGAGCGTTGCGACCTGCTCGCGAACATCAGCGAGGAAGACGACGCCCTGACCCGGCCGTTCGGCTCGCAGTCCATGCGGGAGGTGAACAAGATCGTCTCCGGCTGGATGGAGGACGCCGGGATGAGCGTCCGCCAGGACGCCATCCGCAACCTCGTCGGTCGCTACGAGGGCGAGGGAGAGGGGACCCTGCTGCTCGGCTCCCACCTCGACACCGTGCGCGACGCCGGCAAGTACGACGGCCAGCTCGGCGTCCTGACCGCGATAGCCTGCGTCCAGCAGCTCCACAACCGCGGCGAGCGGCTGCCGTTCGCCATAGAGATACCGGCCTTCGCCGACGAGGAAGGGCTGCGCTTCGGGACCACGTTTCTCGGCAGTTCCGTCTACGCCGGAGCCTTCGACCGTCAGCGGCTGAAGCTGGAGGATCACGCCGGCACCAATCTCTGGGACGCCGTACGGGACTTCGGCGGCGAGCCGGAGTCGCTGGACAAGGATGGCCGGAGCACCGAGGACCTGCTCGGCTACTGCGAGCTCCACATAGAGCAGGGGCCGGTGCTGGAGCAGGAAGATCTGCCGGTCGGCGTGGTCACCGGGATACAGGGGCAGAGCCGCATCCGGGTCAGCTTCGCCGGGGAGGCCGGTCACGCCGGAACGGTCCCGATGTCGACGCGCCGGGACGCCCTGTGCGCGGCGGCAGAGTTCGTGCTGGAGGTCGAGACCGCCTGCAAGGTGCAGCCCGGAGCCGTCGCCACGGTCGGTGAGATCTCGGCTCTGCCCGGAGCGGTGAACGTCATACCGGGCGAGGCGGAGCTTTCGGTGGACCTGCGCCATGCCGACGACGCCGTGCGCGAGAGCCTGCGGGATCACTTCGAGCACCGGGCCGGGGAGATAGCCCGCTCACGGGGCTGCGACTTCGGCTGGCAGGTGCGCCAGGAGACCCCGGCGGTTCCGGCGGACCCGGAGCTGACCGACCTCCTCGGAAAGGCCGTCGAGCAGACGGGAGTCGCTGTGCGCTCGCTCCCGAGCGGGGCGGGACACGACGCGGCCCAGATGGCTACGATCACGCCGATCACCATGCTCTTTATCCAGTGCAAGGAGGGTATAAGCCACAACCCCGCGGAGTCCGTGAGAAAGAGGGACGTCGGCGTGGCCATAGAGGTTCTCGGCCGCTTCCTGAAGCTGATGGGCGAGCACCGCGCCGATGCTCACTCTAATGGTGTCCCGGCTGGAGCGGGGACCGAGTAG
- the uraH gene encoding hydroxyisourate hydrolase: MSGFLTTHVLDTANGLPAAALEIELARLTESGERSVIKTVRTNGDGRTDEPLLSQTEFETGVYEIVFSVGGYFAGISGSSGTPDLPEPPFLDRVPVRFGIADAEAHYHVPLLASPYSYSTYRGS; encoded by the coding sequence TTGAGCGGATTTCTGACCACCCACGTCCTCGACACGGCGAACGGTCTCCCCGCCGCCGCCCTGGAGATAGAGCTCGCCAGGCTGACGGAGAGTGGAGAGCGGAGCGTTATCAAGACGGTTCGCACCAACGGCGACGGCCGCACGGACGAGCCTCTCCTCTCCCAGACCGAGTTCGAGACCGGCGTGTACGAGATCGTGTTCTCCGTCGGCGGGTACTTCGCGGGGATTTCGGGCTCATCTGGGACCCCCGACCTCCCCGAGCCCCCCTTCCTGGACCGGGTACCGGTACGATTCGGCATCGCCGACGCGGAGGCTCACTACCACGTGCCACTCCTCGCCTCGCCATACTCCTACAGTACCTACAGGGGGAGCTGA
- a CDS encoding YfcC family protein — MTEERRAERRNWQLPHIYVILFLLMTVAAIATYFVPAGTYDRVPGPEGRETVDPESYQRVEQNPTGIQDYILAIPEGLIDAAEVVFFTFIIGGMFMVLRRTGIIELGVEKLTRVFADRSIILIPVLVTVFAVIATLIGTPELSLVYIPVLLPLLIALGYDSITAAAIALIGTATGFTAGVLNPINTGLAQQISGLPLWSGLWFRAIVFVVIVSAGFLYIMRYARRLQEDPENSLVYEEDREKRELYRGLDQVGESRATTRQKLAALATLAFFVVLVYGVLGLGWFFLEMSGLFIIMGAVVGLIAGLTLTQICDGFNQGFRDVLMGAIIVGVARSVAVVMEEGQILDTVVNGLGAAVGLLPGILGIVGMYFAQLAFNLIVPSGSGQAVVIMPIMAPLSDIIGVTRQSAILAYQLGDGLSNIIYPTSGYFMAALVIAGVSWEKWVRFFWPLMLIWIGVSIVLVVLAQAIRLTG, encoded by the coding sequence ATGACAGAGGAAAGACGCGCAGAAAGAAGAAACTGGCAACTGCCGCACATCTACGTCATCTTATTCCTCCTGATGACGGTGGCTGCCATAGCCACCTACTTCGTGCCCGCCGGTACCTACGACAGGGTCCCTGGCCCAGAAGGCCGGGAAACCGTCGACCCGGAGTCCTACCAACGAGTCGAACAGAACCCTACTGGCATCCAGGATTACATACTTGCCATCCCTGAAGGCTTAATAGACGCTGCCGAGGTCGTTTTCTTCACCTTCATCATCGGCGGCATGTTTATGGTGCTCAGGAGGACGGGGATAATAGAGCTCGGCGTCGAGAAGCTGACCCGGGTATTCGCCGACAGGAGCATCATCCTGATCCCGGTCCTGGTAACCGTGTTCGCGGTAATAGCGACCCTCATAGGCACGCCGGAGTTGAGCCTCGTATACATCCCGGTACTACTGCCCCTGCTGATTGCCCTGGGGTACGATTCGATCACCGCGGCTGCCATAGCCCTTATAGGTACCGCCACCGGCTTTACCGCCGGGGTGCTGAACCCGATCAACACGGGACTGGCGCAGCAAATCTCCGGGCTCCCACTGTGGTCCGGGCTGTGGTTCCGGGCTATCGTATTCGTGGTTATCGTCTCTGCTGGATTTCTGTACATCATGCGCTACGCGAGAAGGCTCCAAGAAGATCCCGAAAACAGCCTCGTGTACGAAGAGGACCGGGAGAAAAGAGAGCTCTATCGGGGGTTGGATCAGGTCGGAGAAAGCCGGGCGACCACCCGGCAAAAGCTCGCCGCGCTAGCCACGCTCGCGTTCTTCGTAGTACTGGTATATGGTGTTCTCGGCCTCGGCTGGTTCTTTCTGGAGATGTCCGGCCTATTCATCATAATGGGAGCCGTGGTCGGCCTGATCGCCGGGCTAACTCTTACACAAATCTGCGACGGGTTTAACCAGGGGTTCCGGGACGTGCTCATGGGGGCGATCATCGTGGGCGTGGCGAGGTCAGTCGCCGTGGTGATGGAGGAAGGGCAGATCTTGGACACTGTCGTTAACGGCCTCGGGGCTGCCGTCGGCCTGCTCCCGGGGATACTAGGTATCGTCGGCATGTACTTCGCCCAGCTCGCCTTCAACCTGATCGTCCCTTCTGGAAGCGGTCAGGCCGTCGTTATAATGCCGATCATGGCGCCTCTATCCGACATTATCGGTGTCACCCGGCAATCGGCCATCCTAGCCTACCAACTGGGAGATGGGCTGTCGAACATCATCTACCCGACCTCTGGATACTTTATGGCCGCTCTGGTGATAGCCGGTGTCTCCTGGGAGAAATGGGTCCGGTTCTTCTGGCCGCTAATGCTGATTTGGATAGGTGTCTCTATCGTGCTGGTCGTCCTGGCTCAGGCCATACGACTCACGGGCTAA
- the uraD gene encoding 2-oxo-4-hydroxy-4-carboxy-5-ureidoimidazoline decarboxylase — translation MAESVNEETRNDQRTHPVDEVLPAGKMAAYGLQHVLAMYAGIVAVPLIVATALDLPQESLVYIINISFFMCGVATFIQAIGFWKFGVRLPIVQGTTFASVTPMILIGQTYGLQAVFGSIIVAGLLTVLAAPFFSQLRRLFPPVVNGAVITIIGASLLPVAINWAGGGDPEADSFGSLSNVAIAFGVLILILAITRLSSGYLGRIAILIGLVAGLVVTAVLGVASFGGVADSAWVGIPIPFNFGFPEFRLVPIITMTLVMVTVMVETTADILAIGEITERETEPEDVARGLRADGISSAVAGVFGVFPFSAFAQNVGLVRFTGVKSRFVVAAGGGILILLGLLPKLGAIVASIPLPVLGGAGIVLFGTVAAAGIQTLGRVDLAETRNLIIVAVSIAFGLIPAVSPEFYSGFPERARVFLDSGIIAASLAAILLNVVFNLLGRQSQDMGDYGENFADFEESLTVMDANGLDREQFADRFAPLFQGVRWVPEGAYDEDHPFSNIHDLRHAFQISVYGASEEDQVELLRSYTPLGGDEGGLSSLSVQERRWVGLTSMTEEEEEEFRKANAAYEEKFGFPLVVAIRDHTKETLLDDAKSRLKHSRGQEITISIVEVMEIAAYRLQDMITDLRIGSRS, via the coding sequence ATGGCGGAGTCGGTAAACGAGGAGACACGCAACGACCAGAGGACGCATCCCGTAGACGAGGTGTTGCCCGCGGGGAAGATGGCGGCCTACGGGCTGCAGCACGTGCTGGCGATGTACGCGGGGATCGTCGCGGTGCCGCTCATCGTGGCGACGGCTCTGGATCTTCCGCAGGAGTCGCTCGTCTACATCATCAACATAAGCTTCTTCATGTGCGGGGTCGCGACCTTCATCCAGGCCATCGGCTTCTGGAAGTTCGGGGTCAGGCTCCCGATAGTGCAGGGGACGACCTTCGCCTCCGTGACGCCAATGATCCTCATTGGTCAAACGTACGGGCTGCAGGCGGTGTTCGGCTCGATCATCGTGGCCGGGCTCTTGACCGTTCTGGCCGCTCCGTTCTTCAGTCAGCTCCGCAGGCTCTTCCCGCCGGTGGTGAACGGCGCCGTTATAACGATTATCGGGGCCTCGCTGCTGCCCGTGGCCATAAACTGGGCCGGCGGCGGAGACCCCGAGGCGGATAGCTTCGGCAGCCTCTCGAACGTCGCGATCGCGTTCGGGGTGCTGATCCTGATACTCGCCATCACCCGTCTCTCAAGCGGCTACCTGGGCCGGATAGCGATCCTGATCGGGCTCGTTGCCGGGTTGGTAGTCACCGCCGTGCTCGGGGTGGCAAGCTTCGGCGGTGTGGCCGACTCGGCGTGGGTCGGGATACCCATCCCCTTCAACTTCGGGTTCCCGGAGTTCCGGCTGGTGCCTATAATTACGATGACGCTGGTTATGGTGACCGTAATGGTCGAGACAACCGCGGACATCCTGGCAATCGGTGAGATCACGGAACGGGAGACCGAGCCCGAGGACGTGGCGCGCGGGCTGAGGGCGGACGGGATCTCGTCGGCCGTCGCCGGGGTGTTCGGCGTCTTCCCCTTCAGTGCTTTCGCGCAGAACGTCGGTCTTGTAAGGTTCACCGGCGTCAAGAGCCGGTTCGTGGTCGCCGCGGGTGGCGGTATTCTCATACTGCTCGGGCTCCTGCCCAAGCTGGGCGCCATCGTGGCCTCCATCCCGCTGCCCGTGCTCGGCGGCGCCGGCATCGTGCTGTTCGGGACCGTCGCGGCGGCCGGTATCCAGACGCTCGGCAGGGTGGATCTCGCCGAGACCCGGAACCTGATCATCGTCGCCGTTAGCATCGCCTTCGGGCTCATACCCGCCGTCTCTCCGGAGTTCTACAGCGGCTTCCCCGAGCGGGCCAGGGTGTTCCTCGACAGCGGCATCATCGCTGCGAGCCTCGCCGCCATACTGCTAAACGTGGTGTTCAACCTCCTGGGCCGGCAGAGCCAGGACATGGGAGATTACGGCGAGAACTTCGCGGACTTTGAGGAGAGTCTGACGGTGATGGACGCCAACGGGCTCGACCGGGAGCAGTTCGCCGACAGGTTCGCCCCGCTATTCCAGGGCGTGCGCTGGGTCCCCGAAGGAGCCTACGACGAGGATCATCCCTTCTCAAACATCCACGACCTGCGCCACGCCTTCCAGATATCCGTGTACGGGGCCTCGGAAGAGGATCAGGTCGAGCTGCTGCGCTCCTACACGCCGCTCGGTGGCGATGAAGGCGGGCTGTCGAGCCTCTCGGTCCAGGAACGCCGCTGGGTCGGCCTGACCTCCATGACCGAGGAGGAGGAAGAGGAGTTCCGGAAGGCGAACGCGGCATACGAGGAGAAGTTCGGCTTCCCGCTCGTGGTAGCCATCCGGGACCACACCAAGGAGACCCTGCTCGACGACGCAAAGTCCAGGCTCAAGCACAGCAGGGGGCAGGAGATCACGATCTCCATAGTCGAGGTGATGGAGATAGCAGCCTACCGGCTGCAGGATATGATCACCGACCTCCGGATCGGATCGCGGAGCTAG
- a CDS encoding peroxiredoxin, with the protein MPELPQNLPKEGQKLPDLRFTTEDDGELAITDLAGTTVLYFYPKDDSPGCTKEACAFRDRMEDYRGRGIQVYGVSTDSPESHREFRDKHGLNFPLLTDENGEAAVELGVLKEGGVARRVTFLLGGAKVEKVYPEVSPETHADEILVNVSSPY; encoded by the coding sequence ATGCCCGAGCTACCACAGAACCTGCCAAAAGAGGGACAGAAGCTACCCGATCTCCGGTTCACCACCGAGGACGACGGCGAGCTCGCCATCACCGATCTAGCCGGGACGACCGTCCTCTACTTCTATCCCAAGGACGACTCGCCCGGCTGCACCAAGGAGGCCTGCGCCTTCCGGGACCGGATGGAGGATTACCGGGGGCGGGGGATACAGGTCTACGGCGTCTCCACGGACTCGCCAGAGTCGCACCGGGAGTTCCGCGACAAGCACGGCCTGAACTTCCCGCTCCTGACCGACGAGAACGGCGAGGCCGCGGTGGAGCTCGGCGTGCTCAAGGAGGGTGGCGTCGCCCGACGCGTAACCTTCCTGCTCGGCGGAGCGAAGGTGGAGAAAGTCTACCCGGAGGTCTCGCCCGAGACGCACGCGGACGAGATCCTGGTGAATGTGAGCAGTCCTTATTAG
- a CDS encoding 1-aminocyclopropane-1-carboxylate deaminase, whose translation MSIEEFERYPLLFGPSPVHPLERLTGHLGGARLWAKREDCNSGLAYGGNKTRKLEYLAADALSSGCDTLVSIGGVQSNHTRQVAAVAARLGLHCVLVQESWVEWPDAVYDKVGNILLSRMVGADVRLIKAEFGIGFKESWEAALAEVEASGGKPYPIPAGASDHELGGLGFANWAYELEAQEELGVFFDTIIVCSVTGSTQAGMVAGFAALREAGGRSRRVIGIDGSAKPLQTKEQITRIAANTARKIGVEHEPGTDEVILDDRYHAGTYGIPDETTVEAMRLAARTEGMITDPVYEGKSMAAMIDLVSRGEISSDSNVLYAHLGGQPALNGYSTLFS comes from the coding sequence GTGAGCATCGAGGAGTTTGAGCGTTACCCGCTTCTGTTTGGACCGTCGCCCGTACACCCTCTGGAGCGGCTAACCGGCCACCTTGGAGGTGCCCGGCTCTGGGCGAAGCGCGAGGACTGCAACTCGGGGCTGGCTTACGGCGGCAACAAGACGCGCAAGCTCGAGTATCTGGCCGCCGACGCACTCTCCAGCGGCTGTGACACGCTCGTCTCCATCGGCGGTGTGCAGTCCAACCACACCCGCCAGGTGGCCGCAGTGGCGGCGCGATTGGGGCTGCACTGCGTGCTGGTGCAGGAGAGCTGGGTAGAGTGGCCCGACGCCGTCTACGACAAGGTTGGCAACATCCTGCTCAGCCGGATGGTCGGCGCCGACGTGCGGCTGATCAAGGCGGAGTTCGGCATCGGGTTCAAGGAGAGCTGGGAGGCGGCCCTGGCAGAGGTCGAGGCCTCGGGCGGAAAGCCCTACCCAATACCGGCGGGGGCCTCGGATCACGAGCTCGGCGGGCTGGGGTTCGCCAACTGGGCCTACGAACTCGAAGCTCAGGAGGAGCTGGGCGTCTTCTTCGACACCATAATCGTGTGCTCGGTGACCGGCAGCACGCAGGCGGGCATGGTCGCCGGGTTCGCCGCTCTACGAGAGGCGGGAGGCCGCAGCCGCCGGGTGATAGGCATCGACGGCTCTGCAAAGCCCCTGCAGACAAAGGAGCAGATAACCCGCATCGCCGCGAATACCGCCCGAAAGATCGGGGTCGAGCACGAGCCCGGGACGGACGAGGTCATCCTCGACGACAGGTACCATGCGGGCACCTACGGCATACCAGACGAGACGACGGTGGAGGCGATGCGCCTCGCGGCCCGCACGGAGGGCATGATCACGGACCCCGTATACGAAGGGAAGTCCATGGCGGCAATGATCGACCTGGTCAGCCGCGGCGAGATATCCTCCGACTCCAACGTTCTGTACGCCCATCTTGGAGGACAACCGGCTCTGAACGGCTATAGTACGCTGTTCTCCTGA
- the pucL gene encoding factor-independent urate hydroxylase: MTQATGTRIVLGQNNYGKSDVRLVKVNRDNERHEMSEVRVDVALSGDFDAAHVEGNNTDLLSTDTMRNTVYALSKDRFKGEIEEFGLALIDHFLEAGPKVTGVRIDFTEHLWERIKVDGREHDHSFVRAAGVRTATVEGDESGARRVKAGIDDVVVLKTTQSGWEGYLHEQFTTLPETDDRILSTVVTAEWEYNTTSASFGDTWSGVKEQILSTFTDHYSPSMQGTLYLMGKAVLERFPEIQRIHFSFPNRHHLLYNLERFGIENDKEVFHADAEPYGLIEGWVERES, from the coding sequence ATGACTCAGGCAACCGGCACGAGGATAGTCCTCGGGCAGAACAACTACGGCAAGTCCGACGTGCGGCTCGTGAAGGTCAACCGAGATAACGAGCGGCACGAGATGTCCGAGGTCCGGGTAGACGTCGCGCTCTCGGGCGATTTCGACGCCGCCCACGTCGAAGGCAACAACACCGACCTCCTCTCGACCGACACGATGCGAAACACCGTGTACGCCCTCTCCAAAGACAGGTTCAAGGGTGAGATCGAGGAGTTCGGACTCGCGCTAATAGACCATTTCCTCGAAGCCGGTCCGAAGGTGACCGGGGTCCGGATAGACTTCACCGAGCACCTATGGGAGCGCATCAAGGTGGACGGCCGGGAGCACGATCACTCCTTCGTCCGGGCCGCCGGGGTCCGCACCGCGACCGTCGAGGGCGACGAGAGCGGCGCACGCCGCGTCAAGGCCGGAATAGACGACGTGGTGGTCTTAAAGACCACGCAGTCCGGCTGGGAAGGCTACCTGCACGAGCAGTTCACCACGCTCCCCGAGACCGACGACCGCATCCTCTCGACCGTCGTAACCGCAGAGTGGGAGTACAACACCACCAGCGCGAGCTTCGGGGATACCTGGAGCGGGGTCAAGGAGCAGATCCTCTCGACCTTCACCGACCACTACAGCCCCTCGATGCAGGGCACGCTCTACCTGATGGGCAAGGCCGTGCTGGAGAGGTTTCCGGAGATACAGCGCATCCACTTCTCGTTCCCGAACCGCCACCATCTCCTCTACAACCTGGAAAGGTTCGGGATCGAGAACGACAAGGAGGTCTTCCACGCCGACGCCGAGCCCTACGGCCTCATAGAAGGCTGGGTGGAGCGGGAGTCTTGA
- the uraD gene encoding 2-oxo-4-hydroxy-4-carboxy-5-ureidoimidazoline decarboxylase — translation MAKITLDEVNGMGREEFVARFGSLYEHSPWVAEAAAEERPFGSADGMHEAFESAVQSAPQESRVELIKAHPDLAGKAAMAGGLTPESASEQSSAGLDRLTPEEYATFKQMNDAYREKFGLPMVVFVRAHTKDSILESARSRLDNTKEEEVESALREIAKITRFRLDNAVEDSMVKAEEPEKGEEQ, via the coding sequence ATGGCGAAGATTACGCTAGACGAGGTAAACGGGATGGGCCGGGAGGAGTTCGTGGCGAGGTTCGGCTCTCTGTACGAGCACTCGCCCTGGGTCGCCGAGGCCGCCGCAGAGGAGCGGCCCTTCGGTAGCGCGGACGGGATGCACGAGGCATTCGAGAGCGCCGTCCAGAGTGCTCCGCAGGAGAGCCGGGTCGAGCTAATAAAAGCCCATCCGGATCTCGCCGGGAAGGCCGCGATGGCCGGGGGGCTTACGCCCGAGTCCGCCAGCGAGCAGTCCTCGGCCGGCCTGGACCGGCTAACGCCTGAGGAGTACGCGACGTTCAAGCAAATGAACGACGCATACCGGGAGAAGTTCGGGCTCCCGATGGTCGTCTTCGTCAGGGCGCACACGAAAGATTCGATCCTCGAAAGCGCCCGGTCGCGGCTGGATAACACTAAAGAAGAAGAGGTGGAGAGTGCGCTGCGAGAGATAGCCAAGATAACCCGGTTCAGGCTGGATAACGCGGTAGAGGACTCGATGGTTAAGGCGGAAGAGCCAGAGAAGGGAGAAGAGCAATGA
- the allB gene encoding allantoinase AllB, which produces MSSYDLIIRGGTAVEPGGERAADLAVADGKIAAVEPDIADTASEEVDARGLHVLPGVIDAHVHFNEPGRTEWEGLETGSSALAAGGMTSFVEMPLNAYPPTNDAEAFEEKVALARASAVTDFAFYGGLMPGSLGNMEELAERGVAGFKAFMSTSGTLDFQTADDVTLYEGMQKAAALGLPVLVHAESKQITDELSARRVSTLRTTMRDYLDSRPVVAELEAIQRAILFAGETGCALHVVHVSTGRGVALVAEARERGVDVTCETCAHYLVLTEEDAEALGAVTKCAPPLRPQEEVESLWVQISAGNVEFVTSDHSPCPPHMKAGDDMFRAWGGISGCQSLMNVMLDEGHHGRGVSLQKISGLLSGGVASRLGFPEKGALEAGLDADLALVDLDGISTLHKEDLLYRHKMSPYVGRAFTGEVVRTLVRGNTVYREGRVVSDAIGELVKPERRTARAVSGE; this is translated from the coding sequence ATGAGCAGCTATGACCTGATCATCCGCGGCGGCACCGCGGTAGAGCCCGGCGGAGAAAGGGCCGCCGACCTCGCCGTCGCCGACGGCAAGATAGCCGCCGTAGAGCCCGATATAGCGGACACGGCCTCCGAGGAGGTGGACGCCCGGGGCCTTCACGTCCTCCCGGGAGTCATAGACGCCCACGTCCACTTCAACGAGCCGGGGCGCACGGAGTGGGAGGGGCTAGAAACGGGGTCCAGCGCCCTGGCCGCCGGAGGCATGACCTCCTTTGTAGAGATGCCGCTAAACGCCTATCCGCCCACCAACGACGCGGAGGCTTTTGAGGAGAAGGTCGCGCTGGCGCGGGCATCCGCCGTTACGGACTTCGCCTTCTACGGCGGACTCATGCCCGGCAGCCTGGGAAATATGGAGGAGCTTGCGGAGAGAGGCGTGGCTGGATTCAAGGCCTTTATGTCGACCTCGGGTACGCTGGACTTCCAGACGGCCGACGATGTTACGCTATACGAGGGCATGCAGAAGGCCGCCGCGCTCGGGCTGCCGGTGCTCGTCCACGCGGAGAGCAAGCAGATCACGGACGAGCTCTCGGCGAGACGGGTCTCGACGCTCCGTACCACGATGCGCGACTACCTAGACTCCCGGCCCGTGGTCGCCGAGCTGGAGGCGATACAGCGCGCCATCCTCTTCGCCGGGGAGACGGGGTGCGCGCTGCACGTGGTCCACGTGAGCACCGGCCGCGGCGTGGCCCTGGTCGCGGAGGCCCGCGAGCGCGGGGTGGACGTAACCTGCGAGACCTGCGCCCACTACCTGGTCCTGACGGAGGAGGACGCCGAGGCGCTCGGGGCGGTCACGAAGTGCGCCCCGCCGCTGCGCCCGCAGGAGGAGGTGGAGTCTCTGTGGGTCCAGATCTCCGCCGGGAACGTCGAGTTCGTGACCTCGGATCACTCCCCGTGCCCGCCGCACATGAAGGCCGGGGACGACATGTTCCGGGCCTGGGGCGGCATCTCCGGCTGCCAGTCCCTGATGAACGTCATGCTCGATGAGGGTCACCACGGGCGCGGCGTCTCGCTACAGAAGATCTCCGGGCTGCTCTCCGGCGGGGTGGCGTCCCGGCTCGGGTTCCCGGAGAAAGGGGCGCTGGAGGCCGGCCTCGACGCCGACCTCGCTCTCGTGGATCTCGACGGGATCTCGACGCTGCATAAAGAGGACCTCTTGTACCGTCACAAGATGAGCCCGTACGTCGGGCGGGCCTTTACCGGAGAAGTGGTGCGCACGCTGGTGCGCGGCAACACGGTCTACAGGGAAGGGAGGGTGGTGTCGGATGCGATCGGTGAGCTAGTCAAGCCGGAGCGCCGTACAGCCAGAGCCGTCTCCGGCGAGTAG